One window from the genome of Clarias gariepinus isolate MV-2021 ecotype Netherlands chromosome 15, CGAR_prim_01v2, whole genome shotgun sequence encodes:
- the si:ch211-247n2.1 gene encoding calcium-activated potassium channel subunit beta-2 isoform X4: protein MFLWAGSKGPQGSGNERRTIYQKIREYDILDKRKTVTALKAGEDRAILLGLSMIFFSVMMYFVLGITMVRSYTDSVWTEESSCTVLNSTIIGEINCSYSCGSECLRHSRYPCLQVYVSLNSSGRILRLSHNEESQEANPECFFVPKCRKDHSTMHALVLNISERLKAQQQVRCYSDPAEQQDSAILTRLYGRAAILASLIWPTCTFVIGVLIVAMVKLTQYLSILCERISRIKRTGLSSLASASHSMERSKKCNRAMLDGI from the exons GACCATTTATCAGAAGATCAGAGAATATGACATTCTGGACAAGAGGAAGACTGTGACCGCACTAAAAGCAGGAGAGGACAGAGCTATTCTACTCGGCCTTAGCATGATCTTCTTTTCTGTCATGATGTACTTTGTCCTGGGTATTACAATGGTGCGGTCGTATACAGACAG TGTGTGGACAGAGGAGTCAAGCTGTACTGTGTTAAATTCAACTATTATTGGGGAGATTAACTGTAGCTACAGCTGTGGTTCAGAGTGTTTGAGGCATTCCAGATACCCGTGCCTGCAGGTGTATGTCAGCCTGAACTCATCAGGCCGAATCCTGAGACTGTCCCACAACGAGGAATCCCAGGAGGCCAATCCTGAG tgTTTCTTTGTCCCTAAGTGCCGTAAAGATCACTCAACAATGCATGCATTGGTACTGAACATCTCCGAGCGCCTGAAAGCCCAGCAGCAGGTGCGTTGTTATTCAGACCCAGCAGAGCAGCAGGACAGCGCCATCCTGACACGCCTCTACGGTCGTGCCGCCATTCTTGCATCTCTGATCTGGCCCACATGCACATTTGTGATTGGTGTGCTTATCGTTGCCATGGTCAAGCTCACACAATACCTTTCCATCCTCTGTGAGCGCATAAGCCGCATCAAGAG GACTGGTCTCTCTTCACTTGCATCCGCCTCGCACTCGATGGAGCGCAGCAAAAAGTGCAACAGAGCCATGCTGGATGGAATTTGA